A genomic stretch from Sphingomonas sp. HDW15A includes:
- a CDS encoding MotA/TolQ/ExbB proton channel family protein — protein MATPAAAAPAGQEFGLLNALHEGGIISWATFIILISMSIFSFYILFTKLMQQQKIINQGKKVRASFWNSANLREASTKLDQRSAYRAIVDDALLAQDQHSKLTDPVDQHEWVAGGLARSQGAIGARLGEGLAFLATVGSTAPFIGLFGTVVGIYRALIKIGATGDASITTVAGPVGEALIMTALGLIVAVPAVLAYNWLIRRNKTIMEDLGAFTNDVHGYLASNGSVKPTMITGSPKAQTKTAAAPTQRGSEPLRTGMTSTGAQSERTN, from the coding sequence GCTTCTCAACGCCCTTCATGAAGGCGGCATCATTTCGTGGGCCACCTTCATCATCCTGATCTCCATGTCGATCTTCAGCTTTTACATCTTGTTCACGAAGCTGATGCAGCAGCAGAAGATCATCAATCAGGGCAAGAAGGTCCGTGCGAGTTTCTGGAACTCGGCGAACCTTCGCGAAGCTTCGACCAAGCTCGACCAGCGCAGCGCTTATCGTGCGATCGTCGACGACGCTTTGCTTGCCCAGGACCAGCACAGCAAGCTGACCGATCCGGTCGACCAGCATGAGTGGGTTGCCGGCGGTCTCGCGCGTTCGCAGGGTGCGATCGGCGCCCGTCTGGGTGAAGGCCTGGCCTTCCTCGCGACCGTCGGTTCCACCGCGCCGTTCATCGGTCTGTTCGGTACCGTCGTCGGCATCTACCGTGCGCTGATCAAGATCGGTGCGACCGGTGACGCTTCGATCACCACCGTCGCCGGCCCGGTCGGCGAGGCGCTGATCATGACCGCGCTCGGCCTTATCGTCGCCGTTCCGGCCGTGCTCGCCTACAACTGGCTGATCCGCCGCAACAAGACGATTATGGAAGACCTTGGCGCCTTCACCAACGACGTCCACGGCTATCTGGCTTCGAATGGTTCGGTGAAGCCGACGATGATCACGGGCTCGCCGAAGGCCCAGACCAAGACCGCTGCCGCGCCGACCCAGCGCGGAAGCGAGCCGCTGCGCACCGGTATGACCTCGACCGGCGCCCAGTCGGAGCGCACGAACTAA